The Styela clava chromosome 2, kaStyClav1.hap1.2, whole genome shotgun sequence genome contains a region encoding:
- the LOC144419992 gene encoding uncharacterized protein LOC144419992, with translation MPRKRARKTTMGLIDPEVMKQAAEDVAYKGKSMRATASTYNIPKSTLLRYVRKCKISREEGSSTCMLNIKDFEPNYAVRRIFTDCEEEELEEYLIEASRHHYGLARKDVLELAWQFAVRNGKRVPASWVKEGNTRAGPDWLRGFLTRRTKLTLRQPESTSLSRATSFNRKNVDDFFENLETVMKRHTFPAERIFNVDETGLTTVQKPCRVIAEKGRKQVGQVTSAERGTLVTMIGCINAIGNSVPPAFIFPRVNFKSHMMIGAPTGSVGFAYKTGWVNSTIFLGWLKHFLTHSNCSKSNPVLLLMDNHNSHISIESVEFSKQNGIVLLTLPPHCSQKLQPLDKTVYGPLKAYYNTGVDSWLGAHPGQTISIYDIPGIASLAYGKAFTPANIVSGFLSCGIFPLNKNVFKDEDFLCSYVTDRPETFQQDFSGSDDVAQADKGFELSPASPSDADLPTTSAQGGYLSPKDLRPFKKAGPRKKKRSNRGAKTRILTDTPEKDAIIAKLSKTGPHQCASNRRLSIEYLPTPLIENSSSDDEEEAVNPSVGDYVLVKFKANRLGDEVYYVGKVIDIDDDNDLDVTFMQKILSKVTRPAFVFPDDEDLASVAVGDVVCILPIPSQVGGTARASKHYRFGIDMSKWNVQ, from the coding sequence ATGCCTCGTAAAAGAGCCAGAAAAACTACTATGGGTCTGATTGACCCCGAAGTAATGAAGCAGGCAGCAGAAGATGTGGCGTACAAAGGTAAAAGTATGAGAGCAACAGCTAGCACCTATAATATCCCAAAGTCTACTCTTTTGAGATACGTtagaaaatgtaaaatttccAGAGAGGAAGGCAGTTCAACATGTATGCTTAACATCAAGGATTTTGAGCCAAATTATGCTGTGAGGAGGATTTTTACAGATTGTGAAGAAGAAGAATTGGAGGAATATTTGATTGAGGCGTCGAGGCATCATTACGGATTGGCCAGGAAAGATGTTCTGGAGCTAGCTTGGCAATTCGCGGTCAGAAATGGTAAAAGGGTCCCTGCATCATGGGTTAAAGAAGGAAATACGAGAGCAGGGCCTGATTGGCTTAGAGGTTTTTTGACAAGGCGTACCAAGCTAACGCTTCGCCAACCTGAGTCTACAAGTCTTTCTAGGGCAACAAGTTTTAATAGAAAAAATGTTGacgatttttttgaaaatcttgaAACAGTCATGAAAAGGCATACATTCCCAGCTGAGCGTATTTTTAATGTAGATGAAACAGGCCTTACAACAGTGCAGAAACCCTGCAGAGTTATTGCAGAAAAGGGCCGGAAACAAGTGGGTCAAGTGACATCTGCAGAAAGAGGAACGCTCGTGACCATGATTGGCTGTATCAATGCCATTGGGAACTCTGTTCCACCCGCATTTATTTTTCCCAGGGTTAATTTTAAATCACATATGATGATAGGGGCTCCGACTGGGTCAGTGGGTTTTGCATACAAGACAGGCTGGGTCAATAGCACAATTTTTCTAGGCTGGCTGAAGCATTTTCTTACACATTCGAATTGCTCAAAATCCAATCCTGTCCTGCTTCTCATGGACAACCACAACAGTCACATTTCAATCGAATCTGTAGAATTTTCTAAACAGAATGGAATAGTTTTGCTCACTTTGCCTCCACACTGTAGCCAAAAACTTCAGCCTCTGGATAAGACAGTATATGGGCCTCTAAAAGCGTACTATAATACTGGTGTTGACTCCTGGCTTGGTGCACATCCCGGTCAAACAATTTCTATATATGATATTCCAGGTATAGCCTCCTTAGCATATGGTAAAGCGTTCACTCCTGCGAACATTGTGTCTGGATTTTTATCATGTGGGATTTTCCCTCtcaacaaaaatgtttttaaagatGAAGATTTCCTCTGTTCATATGTGACGGATCGGCCAGAGACATTCCAGCAGGATTTTTCTGGCAGTGATGATGTAGCACAAGCAGATAAAGGTTTTGAGCTGTCTCCAGCTTCTCCCAGTGATGCAGATTTGCCAACAACGAGTGCACAAGGTGGATATTTATCTCCGAAAGATCTGCGACCTTTCAAGAAAGCAGGACCAAGAAAGAAAAAGCGATCTAATAGAGGGGCAAAAACACGCATCCTCACAGATACGCCTGAAAAAGATGCGATAATTGCTAAACTTAGTAAAACAGGTCCTCACCAATGTGCTTCCAATAGGAGGCTGTCGATTGAATATTTGCCCACTCCACTGATTGAAAACTCAAGCAGTGATGATGAAGAAGAGGCAGTGAATCCAAGTGTGGGTGATTACGTCTTGGTAAAATTCAAGGCCAATCGCTTGGGTGACGAAGTTTACTATGTTGGAAAAGTGATTGATATTGATGATGATAACGATTTGGATGTAACTTTCATGCAAAAAATCCTTTCAAAAGTAACAAGGCCAGCATTCGTATTTCCTGATGATGAGGATTTGGCAAGTGTAGCGGTCGGTGACGTTGTGTGTATCCTCCCCATTCCAAGTCAGGTTGGGGGAACAGCAAGGGCCTCAAAGCACTATCGCTTCGGCATAGATATGTCTAAGTGGAATGTTCAGTAA